From one Eptesicus fuscus isolate TK198812 chromosome 21, DD_ASM_mEF_20220401, whole genome shotgun sequence genomic stretch:
- the LOC129147739 gene encoding zinc finger protein 211-like: MDGASRGAHSSHWGLKLGVAARTHARAGTGTAIPAAASTPAAPAPLGPQRAMAAPALRKRAEVGVTFEDIALYFSRKEWSLLDEGQRQLYLNVMLENFELVSSLERKRRRER; this comes from the exons ATGGACGGAGCCTCCCGTGGTGCTCAcagctcacactggggattgaagctCGGAGTCGCCGCCCGGACCCACGCCAGGGCCGGGACAGGCACCGCCATTCCTGCAGCGGCTTCTACTcccgccgctcccgccccgcTCGGCCCACAGAGAGCAATGGCGGCGCCCGCGCTGAGGAAACGAGCTGAG gttggcgtgacctttgaggacattgccctgtacttctccaggaaggaatggagcctccttgatgagggtcagagacagctgtacctgaatgtgatgctggagaactttgaacttgtatcctcgctgg